A stretch of Chionomys nivalis chromosome 2, mChiNiv1.1, whole genome shotgun sequence DNA encodes these proteins:
- the LOC130869407 gene encoding protein FAM32A-like has protein sequence MEAYEQVQKGPLKLKGVAELGVTKRKKKKKDKDKAKLLEAMGTSKKSEEEKRSCLDKRTPAQAAFEKMQEKRQMERILKKASKTHKQRVEDLNRHLDTLTEHYDIPKVSWTK, from the exons ATGGAGGCGTACGAGCAGGTCCAGAAGGGCCCCCTGAAGCTGAAAGGCGTCGCGGAGCTGGGCGTGACGAAgcggaagaagaagaaaaaggacaaagacaAGGCCAAGCTGCTGGAGGCCATGGGGACAAGTAAGAAGAgcgaggaagagaagaggagctgCCTGGACAAGCGCACGCCGGCACAGGCGGCCTTCGAGAAGATGCAGGAGAAACG gcaaATGGAAAGAATCCTGAAGAAGGCGTCCAAAACTCATAAGCAGAGAGTGGAGGACCTCAACCGACACCTGGACACACTCACCGAGCACTATGACATTCCTAAAGTCAGCTGGACCAAGTAA